The Xanthomonas fragariae genome has a segment encoding these proteins:
- a CDS encoding DUF2878 domain-containing protein, whose amino-acid sequence MKQLGNYLGLQVLWLVAVSAAAHARIWPTLLVLALFALYQLWPSRRAPGDVQLMIAALSLGLLLDTTLAAGNWVRYAAPWPGTLLAPAWILALWLGFALTLNHSLATVMQRPWLAVVLGAIFGPFSYWLAQRSWHAVELLPPHLHAAIAVGIGWGAACGMLSLYARRLARPLPERITGELQ is encoded by the coding sequence ATGAAACAACTTGGCAACTATCTGGGCTTGCAGGTGCTATGGCTGGTGGCAGTCAGCGCGGCCGCGCATGCGCGAATCTGGCCGACGCTGCTGGTATTGGCGCTGTTTGCGCTGTATCAGCTGTGGCCATCGCGGCGCGCACCCGGCGATGTGCAGTTGATGATCGCGGCGCTGTCGCTGGGATTGTTGCTGGATACCACGCTTGCCGCCGGCAACTGGGTGCGTTACGCCGCGCCATGGCCTGGTACCTTGCTGGCGCCGGCGTGGATTCTGGCGTTGTGGCTGGGCTTTGCGCTCACGCTCAATCATTCGCTGGCCACGGTGATGCAACGGCCATGGTTGGCCGTGGTGCTCGGCGCCATCTTCGGGCCGTTCTCGTATTGGCTGGCGCAGCGCAGCTGGCACGCAGTGGAATTGCTGCCGCCACACCTGCACGCAGCGATTGCCGTCGGCATCGGCTGGGGCGCTGCCTGTGGCATGTTGTCGCTGTATGCACGGCGCCTGGCGCGACCATTGCCTGAGCGCATCACCGGAGAACTGCAATGA
- a CDS encoding DUF1295 domain-containing protein → MNVWPLLHVGVFASVVMVLGWLWQRRSGNAGPVDVLWAACLAVAAPYCAWMSDGALLPRVSVAVLGGVWGARLALHLGVRVFGDPHEDGRYRALREHWNGDQRKFLGFFLAQAIVVMLFAVPFLAAASNPNPTWSVWTGVAIMVWLIAVGGEALADRQLSAHKADPANRGITCRRGLWRYSRHPNYFFEFVHWFAYLALAVGAGPWPVALCALGPVVMFVFLYRFTGIPYTEQQALRSRGEDYARYQRSTSAFFPLPPSF, encoded by the coding sequence ATGAATGTCTGGCCGCTGCTGCATGTCGGCGTGTTCGCAAGCGTGGTGATGGTGCTGGGTTGGCTATGGCAACGCCGCAGCGGCAATGCCGGACCGGTCGATGTGTTGTGGGCGGCATGCCTGGCCGTCGCTGCGCCGTATTGTGCGTGGATGTCCGATGGCGCGTTGTTGCCGCGCGTATCGGTGGCTGTGCTCGGCGGTGTATGGGGTGCGCGCCTTGCATTGCATCTGGGCGTGCGCGTGTTCGGCGACCCGCACGAAGATGGCCGTTACCGCGCATTGCGCGAGCATTGGAACGGCGACCAACGCAAATTCCTCGGGTTTTTCCTCGCACAGGCAATCGTGGTCATGCTGTTTGCAGTGCCGTTTCTGGCCGCTGCGAGTAATCCGAATCCGACATGGAGCGTATGGACCGGCGTGGCGATCATGGTGTGGTTGATCGCGGTCGGCGGCGAGGCACTGGCGGATCGGCAGCTGTCTGCGCACAAAGCCGACCCAGCCAATCGCGGCATCACCTGCCGTCGCGGGCTGTGGCGCTATTCGCGCCACCCCAATTATTTTTTCGAGTTCGTGCATTGGTTCGCCTACCTTGCGCTGGCTGTCGGCGCCGGCCCATGGCCGGTAGCCTTGTGTGCGCTCGGGCCGGTGGTGATGTTCGTGTTTCTGTATCGCTTCACCGGCATTCCCTACACCGAGCAGCAGGCGCTGCGCTCGCGTGGTGAGGACTACGCCCGGTACCAGCGCAGCACCAGCGCATTTTTCCCGCTTCCCCCTTCGTTCTGA
- a CDS encoding SAM-dependent methyltransferase, whose translation MSTVTVPPSSLPEEAFATRLAEFGLLPDAMLRYGIRRLCAQRLRDERGDGADASGERQRAFIDSLRASAIAIETDAANRQHYELPPQFFTLCLGRRLKYSSCYWDATTSDLDAAEERMLALYGERAELADGQRILELGCGWGSLTLWMAERYPGGTITAVSNSRPQRAHILEQCRVRGLSNVQVITADVNALVLPPGDFDRVVSVEMFEHMRNYRELLARVGSWLAPGGKLFVHIFCHRELAYPFEVAGEDNWMGRHFFTGGLMPAADTLLHFQQDVVIEQRWLLSGEHYEKTANAWLENQDRHREQIIPLLRQTYGEDAQRWWQRWRMFWLACAELFGYDQGREWGVAHYRFVKR comes from the coding sequence ATGTCCACCGTTACCGTCCCACCCTCCTCGCTGCCCGAAGAAGCCTTCGCCACCCGCTTGGCCGAGTTCGGATTACTGCCCGATGCCATGCTGCGTTACGGCATCCGCCGGCTGTGCGCGCAGCGCCTGCGCGATGAGCGCGGCGATGGGGCCGATGCCAGCGGCGAACGGCAACGCGCGTTTATCGACAGCCTGCGCGCCAGCGCGATTGCGATCGAAACCGATGCCGCCAATCGTCAGCACTACGAGTTGCCACCGCAGTTCTTCACCCTGTGCCTGGGCCGCCGGCTCAAGTACAGCAGCTGTTATTGGGACGCGACCACTTCGGATCTGGATGCCGCCGAAGAACGCATGCTGGCGCTATACGGTGAGCGTGCCGAACTGGCCGATGGCCAACGCATTCTGGAACTTGGCTGCGGCTGGGGCTCGTTGACCTTGTGGATGGCCGAGCGCTATCCCGGTGGCACCATCACCGCGGTGTCCAACTCACGTCCACAGCGCGCGCATATTCTGGAACAGTGCCGCGTGCGCGGGCTGAGCAACGTGCAGGTCATCACTGCCGACGTCAACGCGCTGGTGTTGCCGCCAGGCGACTTCGACCGCGTGGTATCGGTGGAAATGTTCGAACACATGCGCAATTACCGCGAGCTGCTGGCACGCGTCGGCAGCTGGCTGGCACCGGGCGGTAAGTTGTTCGTGCATATCTTCTGTCACCGCGAGCTGGCCTATCCGTTCGAAGTGGCAGGCGAAGATAACTGGATGGGCCGGCATTTCTTCACCGGCGGGCTGATGCCGGCGGCCGATACCTTGCTGCATTTCCAGCAGGACGTGGTCATCGAGCAACGCTGGCTGCTGTCGGGCGAGCATTACGAGAAGACCGCCAACGCGTGGCTGGAGAATCAGGACCGCCACCGCGAGCAGATCATACCGTTGCTGCGCCAGACCTACGGCGAGGACGCGCAGCGTTGGTGGCAGCGCTGGCGCATGTTCTGGCTGGCCTGCGCAGAATTGTTCGGTTACGACCAGGGTCGCGAATGGGGTGTGGCGCATTATCGCTTCGTCAAGCGCTGA